The genomic stretch ACACCCTTTTTAGGAATGTATTGAGCAAAGTATCAAATTGTTGGTAGTATTGGTTTACTGGTGGGTATTTTACCAGTGGTTTTTATTGTATCAATTTACCCTTGTGTGATTCTTGTGGAAGCATATATTCAAGGGGTGGCTGCAGGGCAGACGATTTCCAAACAAACTCCCCATTCATTAGATAGAGAAGCCTAGATTTCGTGATCCACTGTCGAAACTTTTCCAATTCGATCGTGGGGATCACCAAAATTCTTCGTATGATAAAAAATATACCAGTATCATCGATAAAGACCTGAGATTTGTGTGGTGCATTGCTTAAGGGACCTATATGATAGATAAAGATGATACCTTACATATTCATCTAAACCATGGTTTCTATTTTATCAATTTACCCTTGTGTGATTCTTGTGGAAGCATATCGTTACGGGGTGGGTGCAGGGTAGACGATTTCCAAACAAACTCCCCATTCATTAGATAGAGGAGCCTAGATTTCATGATCTAATGGTGAAACTTTTCCAATTCGATCGTGGGGATCACCAAAATACTTCGTATGATAATAAATATATCAGTGTCGATAAAGACCTGAGATTTGTGTGGTGCGTTGCTTAAgggacctatatgatgtatgatGTATACAGATGGTACTTTACACATTCGTCTAAACCATGCTTACTAGGAAATTCATCGCCCTCATAAACACCTATATTTCTCGCTTCCTTTTTCGCAATTTGGTTTCATGCCTTTGCATTGCTTCTATAATTGAAGTTGTAAAATGGAGGCATTTCTCGTATCCATTTCCCACATTCGCTTATTCTAATATATATGGTTTAAATATAGTTGAAGAGTGCATACTTGAACAAGAAAATACTCAACTGTGAAGAAAATAAACATACAAATCCAATGAGATTTCCAAGATTTCTTCATCTGTGTTCCACATTCGCTAGTGGCACATTTCATTATTGCTCATTAATGAATCCCTAAAGAAGAAAGTAATCTAGAATCAAGAAGATTAAGCACGTACCAAATTGATGTAGGGAATTGATACACTCCCTGTTTATGTGTGTATCAAACGAGAATGTGAAATTTACGTATATgcaccaaaaatccaaaacaaagcTGCAGAATAGAAAAGGCCCAAACCACAAAATCAAACCACAACCAATATTACATGGAGAACCCTTCAAAGTTAAGGGAACAACTGCGGGGTAAATCTGAGAGAAATCCACTGTGAAATAAGAAAGTACTATGTTTTTCTCAAGTTTTTTGCCCAAAACTCAAGATATTACAAGAGAAGGGACACAATACAAGTCACCTCTTTGGTGCTTCAAATAACTCATACTTCTCACCACAAGAAACCCTTTCGAAAGAAAACCAACTTCAAAGATATACCGGGCTGCTATGAGAATCAAGTCTGTGGAGAGAGCAAGAAGACCCTATCAAGAATCACCTCTTGAACGCAAGCTCTAATCAATTAAAATTTAGCAAGTAATAGGATTAACAGTAAAAGATGGGACAGATGGAATCTCTTCACACAAAACCCCAATGGAGTTACTAGTAGCAGCATCACACCACTAGGTTTTGAATCCCATGGCAAGAAACCAGaataaactaagaaaaaaaaaaaaaactcattcaaTCATCATAATCATTACTCTTTCATGCATAGGATTGTATGCCCTCCTAAAACTCCTCTAGAATTTTCTAGAAACAATTCTCTATAAGATTCTAGACTTAAAATTTTCATTAGTACACATTACTAGCCTGATTCTTCTGAATGACTTaataaagaaagcaaaaaatgagGGAACTGAATTAAAGAGACTAAACTCAACTATTTAGTCTTATTGTAATTTGTAGCAACCACATAGGAGTTTTATACAATTATATGGATGTACCTGCTGTGTGGTTGGTATGCAGTCCTGAGTAGGCAATCAGTTGATATTCAAAGACATTTAACATTATCTGATTGGATTGTAAGCCATACAGTCCACAATGGGTTCTTGCTTTTGGGTCATCAGATTTGATTTGTGGTCCCACAGTCCAAATGGATGCTCTTTTTAATTTAATCTTCAATCGGCAAGCTTGAGGTGCCCATCTTGTACCTATGTAATGGCAGATCCACTACTTGGTGACAACATCCCTCCttattaaaatttgaaaaaaatcaacaacaaaaGAGGAGGTTTTGGTCATTTACATGTGTTACATCACATGTACGACATATGACTTGTATGTTAGAAGCCTACAAAGCTTTCCCATTGGTTTGAATGTCTATCCCACTCATTCCTTCCATAAAAGTTGATGTGGAGTTCTAGTCCCTACTTATTAGGTTTCTAATCAAGGGTGagtttggttgtaccaaatataatgaaattttatgatattctgcatgaaattgtaatgattaatcatgaaatatcatgatatttggtgcagccaattTCACCCTAAGAAATTACAGTGGTAGCTGGCACCAATTTGTTAGgataaggctaagatgatgatgacgacgacaagGATGATGAGGTTAGAGTAGTTGAGATTAGCTGGGATCAATCAGCCTTAGGGTTGATTTCTGGAAATTTTCTAGGAGCTATTTTTCATCTGTATCGGTAGATTTTCtggactcttttatttatttgtttattttattatgGAAGAATAATGTGGAATCATTTTGAGGTTTAAGGTTATTTTGAACCCTAGCTTGAGGTCCGAATATTTGTCTCTTTCTAGTTGCTTAGCTTCTTGAATCTGGTATATATTGGAGTTCTTTTATTTGCTGGATTTTGTTTATATTGCTGGATTTAAGTTAATACTGGAGTTTTACTCAGAGACTGATTTCTTGAATAGACTCACTATATGAAACGGCCAATTGCATTCAGGGGCCCAACGAGAGAAAAAGGACCCGGGGGACGCCTATCATAGGATTAAGAAAATAAACAAAGCTCTATACAAAATtgataaaaggaaaaacaaaaacttaGCCTCAGCCCCTCTCGACTCTCGATCCTTCCCTAATGGAGCCGAGCCCCAACTTGTCTAGGAATAGCAGACCTCCAACCTTGGCTGTAAGGTTACCCTGACGTAGAATGAGCATGCATCCTTGCTCCATACTCCCCGTCCGAGCCATCTAGTCAGCCACAGTATTACCTTCTCTAAAAGTATGCTAGAACTTAAAATTTCCACTTCGCCTAATGTGGTTAATCCTCTGGATCCAATACCCCCATTTCCAGCTGGGTTTAGCGGAACCAGAAAGGAAATTGACCACTAGTTGTGAATCCGATTCCACAATCACATTCTTAAAGCCTCTACCTAGACACGATCCATACTGTAAAAAATGGCTCTGAGCTCCGCGTTAAAATTAGATCCCACTCCATAGCCAACGGagaacacaaaaagaaaatttcctTTGTCGTCTCTACATACGCCACCCCCACCAGAATTGCCAGGGTTGTTAAGGGACGATCCGTCCACATTGAGCTTCACCCATCCTGGTTGCGGTTTGACCCATCTCACCACCGTGGGCGGGTGGTAGAGGCCACAAAATGACCTCCATCGACAAGCTGAGTGAGAAATCGAACCGAGCCTGACTGTGGCTCCTGCTGATGCTTCCTCACCCAAATCACCATTGATAATGGTTAGACACCATTTACCTCTGGCAATAACAAAAGCGGCTGATGGAGATATACCTTCAAAGACTGCTGCGTTCCTGCACTTCTAGATACTTTATAAGATGATAAACGGGGCCAGCTTATGCAGCACAGATTTCGCCAAACTAGAAGTAGTGCCTGCCCACCACTGGGCCAATCTAGCCTCAACCAACTTTGTCTCcaaaatgtggacgtcaaacaacCTTCCGAAGAAGGACCAAACGGCCACCGCAAGGTGACTGTTTAGAAAGAGATGGGAAAtggattcagaggagtggtcctgCCGAGAATTGCAGCAACAACACACACATTTGGATGCCATACTAATGCCACGGGACTAGACATCCTCGTTCATTGCGATAACTTTCATTAACACCCTCCAGGAAAGCAGGGAGATTCTCGGCAGGAGTTTGCCATGCCACACCCCACACGCCCAGCTTCTTTCTAGTTGCTTGGCTTCTTGAATCTGGTATATATTGGAGTTCTTTTATTTGCTGGATTTTGTTTATATTGCTGGATTTAAGTTAATACTGGAGTTTTACTCAGAGACTGATTTCTTGAATAGACTCACTGGAATTTATTTATCTTTTAGCTTGGACTCATTTCTAGAAATTGGGGCTGTGGCTGATTTTCATTCCCTAACCTCCACAATACTCATATTTTGCATTGGAATCGAAACTGGGCCCATCCATACCAGTGGAGTTATGTTACAATCAATCGGGCCTCTTTCATATGTATTTATCATTTTGATCTTCCTCTATGTTTTTCGATTAATTTTCCTGAAATTGTAATCTTACCTTTAGAAAAATTTCAGGGACAGGACTACTTATTTGTTAGGGAATTCGTCCCGTTCATTGCTAGTATTCTTTTGAAGGCATCAAGGGAGTCAAATGATGGCTCAGACATGGAAGTTATATTAGGCGGTGTGGCTGCTCTGCACGACGAAATATCATGGTTCAAGAaagaagcatccaaatgggatgTCCCACTAACGGGCGTTGCTCCTCAAGAGGCAAACAAGGATTACTGCAggtatcttttttctttctttatatcTCTGTAGATATTGCTAATTTCGAACATTGAAAAATCATTGAACTTTTCATCCAGGTataatttcttttcattttttacaATGTTATGACACCAGGTTTCTTGAAAGCATGACAAGCTCGGATGTTGAATATACAGTGGCGATTACAGCATTTTGGGCTATTGAGGCAGTGTACcaagagagcttctctctctGCCTTGAAACTGATTGTAAGACTCCACAAGAACTGATGGAGACTTGCAAGAGATGGGGCAACATTGGTTTCAAGCAATATTGTGATTCTCTCCGGCAGATTGCCGATAGGCATCT from Magnolia sinica isolate HGM2019 chromosome 17, MsV1, whole genome shotgun sequence encodes the following:
- the LOC131231325 gene encoding bifunctional TENA-E protein, giving the protein MERKLEGEGDGGTIATWLNKHRQMYSRATRHPFILSIKDGTVDFSSFKRWLGQDYLFVREFVPFIASILLKASRESNDGSDMEVILGGVAALHDEISWFKKEASKWDVPLTGVAPQEANKDYCRFLESMTSSDVEYTVAITAFWAIEAVYQESFSLCLETDCKTPQELMETCKRWGNIGFKQYCDSLRQIADRHLKKEPEVVRRKAEEAFIRVLEFEVGFWNMSNGDS